In Tenebrio molitor chromosome 8, icTenMoli1.1, whole genome shotgun sequence, a genomic segment contains:
- the LOC138136752 gene encoding piggyBac transposable element-derived protein 4-like isoform X2, translated as MVHYCCVPTCASHSKTMGVSMFRFTKNKQLQKIWIDKMRLDTLKSKRNPVPFVVKPHTKVCSKHFVRCDIIFGSEKKKLKPNAIPSIFPWLRSDLHKKCSVESQSKNNSEALPTILQQIDDKSICVGSEDVKKENPRTKNDILAQTDDSSIFVELADASAFGDRDRSSFSDSAMAVTVDFSGDSGSDPESDNDILFESLSESDDSDLENNKTTPVIPPGTLDPLSSPQTPDPCFRDSNPLPDPHYLSFLSSPELQQTPTTDGQIDFFRLIFDDEMCDFIVNQTNAYADSLKRRASSSARINRWKPLTRNEFLVFLGLLFHTGTVKLPSLMEYWSNDSYFEGMMSVSWFPKNMSRHRFFLILRCLHFAPNPTDAPKDALYKIRPLLDFFHRKTDEVFAIGGDEAMVLWRGHLRFRQYTQTKHQNYGLKLYMLTEPSGVVRKFLVHAAPPDTNLDHAQLVEDKTHSLYVDNMDSLFKWKDKKEVVTISTESSADLLEQLNRRDRSTHVYNNSSCDINRVDELLSYYPCEGKSVKWYKKLAIHIFHLVLINSYHLYNMNRRPKQTLHFFRLNLILSLSKHTYEYRPRQMNVSFPATGHYPRILPRQGNKRKQLRCRFCKKHTSYECMGCHGTFGLCIECFPGYHQSQ; from the exons ATGGtacattattgttgtgttcCAACCTGTGCCTCACATTCCAAAACGATGGGGGTTTCCATGTTTAGGTTcacgaaaaataaacaactgCAAAAAATATGGATTGATAAAATGCGATTGGACACTTTAAAGAGTAAACGAAATCCAGTACCTTTTGTTGTAAAGCCACATACAAAG GTGTGTTCCAAACATTTTGTAAGATGTGACATTATATTTGGatcagaaaagaaaaaattgaagcCTAATGCAATTCCAAGCATTTTTCCGTGGttacgatctgatttacataaGAAATGTTCAGTTGAGAGTCAGTCGAAGAACAATAGTGAAGCGTTACCTACAATTTTACAGCAAATAGAtgataaatcaatttgtgTGGGATCAGAAGAtgtgaaaaaagaaaatccaagaacaaaaaatgatattttggcGCAAACAGATGATTCATCAATTTTTGTGGAATTGGCag ATGCCTCTGCCTTCGGCGACAGAGATCGCAGCTCGTTTTCAGACTCTGCGATGGCGGTCACCGTAGACTTCTCAGGCGACTCCGGGTCAGACCCTGAGTCGGACAACGACATTTTATTCGAAAGTCTGTCCGAATCGGATGATTCAGATTTAGAAAACAACAAGACAACCCCCGTGATTCCTCCAGGTACGCTCGACCCTTTGTCCTCTCCCCAAACCCCAGACCCCTGTTTCAGGGACTCCAACCCTCTCCCCGACCCCCATTACTTGTCGTTTTTGTCCTCTCCGGAACTGCAacaaacccctaccaccgacGGACAAATCGACTTTTTCCGCTTGATTTTTGACGACGAAATGTGCGACTTCATCGTTAATCAAACCAACGCGTACGCTGATTCCTTAAAGAGGAGAGCCTCTTCATCCGCAAGGATAAACCGATGGAAACCGCTGACTCGAAACGAGTTTTTGGTGTTCCTGGGTTTGTTGTTCCACACGGGAACCGTGAAGTTGCCCTCTCTGATGGAATACTGGAGCAATGACAGCTACTTCGAAGGGATGATGAGTGTCTCTTGGTTCCCCAAGAACATGTCGCGTCACAGATTTTTCTTGATCTTGCGGTGCTTGCACTTTGCTCCTAACCCGACTGACGCACCGAAAGACGCTCTCTACAAAATTAGACCGCTGCTGGACTTCTTCCACCGCAAAACTGACGAGGTTTTTGCCATCGGGGGGGACGAGGCGATGGTACTGTGGAGGGGACATCTACGGTTCCGTCAATATACCCAGACAAAGCACCAGAACTACGGTCTCAAGCTGTACATGTTGACGGAACCTTCTGGTGTCGTGCGCAAGTTTCTTGTCCACGCAGCTCCACCAGACACAAATCTTGACCATGCCCAGCTCGTCGAAGACAAGACGCACTCTTTGTACGTGGATAACATGGACAGTCTCTTCAAGTGGAAGGACAAGAAGGAAGTCGTCACGATTTCCACCGAATCAAGTGCTGACCTTCTGGAACAATTAAATCGACGAGATCGAAGTACTCACGTGTACAATAATTCGTCTTGTGATATAAATCGCGTCGACGAACTTTTGTCGTATTACCCTTGCGAGGGTAAGAGCGTCAAGTGGTACAAAAAATTGGCGATACACATCTTCCATCTTGTGCTCATCAATTCGTATCATTTGTATAACATGAACAGAAGACCCAAACAGACGTTACATTTTTTCAGACTGAATTTAATTCTTTCGTTGTCGAAACATACGTACGAGTACAGACCACGACAAATGAACGTATCTTTTCCCGCGACTGGACATTATCCTAGAATCCTTCCTCGTCAAGGTAACAAACGGAAGCAACTCCGCTGTCGTTTTTGCAAAAAGCATACGTCGTATGAGTGTATGGGATGTCACGGAACGTTCGGATTGTGCATCGAGTGTTTCCCGGGTTATCACCAATCGCAGTGA
- the LOC138136752 gene encoding piggyBac transposable element-derived protein 4-like isoform X1 codes for MVHYCCVPTCASHSKTMGVSMFRFTKNKQLQKIWIDKMRLDTLKSKRNPVPFVVKPHTKVCSKHFVRCDIIFGSEKKKLKPNAIPSIFPWLRSDLHKKCSVESQSKNNSEALPTILQQIDDKSICVGSEDVKKENPRTKNDILAQTDDSSIFVELAVPSASSSTDPLPDPSGEPLPGPSRDASAFGDRDRSSFSDSAMAVTVDFSGDSGSDPESDNDILFESLSESDDSDLENNKTTPVIPPGTLDPLSSPQTPDPCFRDSNPLPDPHYLSFLSSPELQQTPTTDGQIDFFRLIFDDEMCDFIVNQTNAYADSLKRRASSSARINRWKPLTRNEFLVFLGLLFHTGTVKLPSLMEYWSNDSYFEGMMSVSWFPKNMSRHRFFLILRCLHFAPNPTDAPKDALYKIRPLLDFFHRKTDEVFAIGGDEAMVLWRGHLRFRQYTQTKHQNYGLKLYMLTEPSGVVRKFLVHAAPPDTNLDHAQLVEDKTHSLYVDNMDSLFKWKDKKEVVTISTESSADLLEQLNRRDRSTHVYNNSSCDINRVDELLSYYPCEGKSVKWYKKLAIHIFHLVLINSYHLYNMNRRPKQTLHFFRLNLILSLSKHTYEYRPRQMNVSFPATGHYPRILPRQGNKRKQLRCRFCKKHTSYECMGCHGTFGLCIECFPGYHQSQ; via the exons ATGGtacattattgttgtgttcCAACCTGTGCCTCACATTCCAAAACGATGGGGGTTTCCATGTTTAGGTTcacgaaaaataaacaactgCAAAAAATATGGATTGATAAAATGCGATTGGACACTTTAAAGAGTAAACGAAATCCAGTACCTTTTGTTGTAAAGCCACATACAAAG GTGTGTTCCAAACATTTTGTAAGATGTGACATTATATTTGGatcagaaaagaaaaaattgaagcCTAATGCAATTCCAAGCATTTTTCCGTGGttacgatctgatttacataaGAAATGTTCAGTTGAGAGTCAGTCGAAGAACAATAGTGAAGCGTTACCTACAATTTTACAGCAAATAGAtgataaatcaatttgtgTGGGATCAGAAGAtgtgaaaaaagaaaatccaagaacaaaaaatgatattttggcGCAAACAGATGATTCATCAATTTTTGTGGAATTGGCag TACCCTCAGCTTCATCTTCGACTGACCCTCTGCCGGATCCTTCCGGAGAGCCTCTACCTGGCCCTTCTCGCG ATGCCTCTGCCTTCGGCGACAGAGATCGCAGCTCGTTTTCAGACTCTGCGATGGCGGTCACCGTAGACTTCTCAGGCGACTCCGGGTCAGACCCTGAGTCGGACAACGACATTTTATTCGAAAGTCTGTCCGAATCGGATGATTCAGATTTAGAAAACAACAAGACAACCCCCGTGATTCCTCCAGGTACGCTCGACCCTTTGTCCTCTCCCCAAACCCCAGACCCCTGTTTCAGGGACTCCAACCCTCTCCCCGACCCCCATTACTTGTCGTTTTTGTCCTCTCCGGAACTGCAacaaacccctaccaccgacGGACAAATCGACTTTTTCCGCTTGATTTTTGACGACGAAATGTGCGACTTCATCGTTAATCAAACCAACGCGTACGCTGATTCCTTAAAGAGGAGAGCCTCTTCATCCGCAAGGATAAACCGATGGAAACCGCTGACTCGAAACGAGTTTTTGGTGTTCCTGGGTTTGTTGTTCCACACGGGAACCGTGAAGTTGCCCTCTCTGATGGAATACTGGAGCAATGACAGCTACTTCGAAGGGATGATGAGTGTCTCTTGGTTCCCCAAGAACATGTCGCGTCACAGATTTTTCTTGATCTTGCGGTGCTTGCACTTTGCTCCTAACCCGACTGACGCACCGAAAGACGCTCTCTACAAAATTAGACCGCTGCTGGACTTCTTCCACCGCAAAACTGACGAGGTTTTTGCCATCGGGGGGGACGAGGCGATGGTACTGTGGAGGGGACATCTACGGTTCCGTCAATATACCCAGACAAAGCACCAGAACTACGGTCTCAAGCTGTACATGTTGACGGAACCTTCTGGTGTCGTGCGCAAGTTTCTTGTCCACGCAGCTCCACCAGACACAAATCTTGACCATGCCCAGCTCGTCGAAGACAAGACGCACTCTTTGTACGTGGATAACATGGACAGTCTCTTCAAGTGGAAGGACAAGAAGGAAGTCGTCACGATTTCCACCGAATCAAGTGCTGACCTTCTGGAACAATTAAATCGACGAGATCGAAGTACTCACGTGTACAATAATTCGTCTTGTGATATAAATCGCGTCGACGAACTTTTGTCGTATTACCCTTGCGAGGGTAAGAGCGTCAAGTGGTACAAAAAATTGGCGATACACATCTTCCATCTTGTGCTCATCAATTCGTATCATTTGTATAACATGAACAGAAGACCCAAACAGACGTTACATTTTTTCAGACTGAATTTAATTCTTTCGTTGTCGAAACATACGTACGAGTACAGACCACGACAAATGAACGTATCTTTTCCCGCGACTGGACATTATCCTAGAATCCTTCCTCGTCAAGGTAACAAACGGAAGCAACTCCGCTGTCGTTTTTGCAAAAAGCATACGTCGTATGAGTGTATGGGATGTCACGGAACGTTCGGATTGTGCATCGAGTGTTTCCCGGGTTATCACCAATCGCAGTGA